A genomic stretch from Penaeus vannamei isolate JL-2024 chromosome 6, ASM4276789v1, whole genome shotgun sequence includes:
- the LOC113812199 gene encoding phenoloxidase-activating factor 2, whose product MRFQCALLLSLAVLCLGKPAKQSANEASAETQNTTGGQASPSAPSETTGTSNNQAPSKCPIDHGCVSGSLCPMNNRRPNFTCSGQKICCVMDQPSDRLRRETPRRENRRRKRPHFAGRPQRPQRPQRPQNQKKTVLYMDFYDDNYESAYGPILSPHAKEMLHNFRYTKECGVRHESPQLLSRVSSGYLYERGFTSYGEFPWHVALLVRERVFRRPNVYNLRPREDVRYKCGGSLIDDKHIVTAAHCVFGERVNRLKVHLGEWNLQGTTGELFPAVEREIANVHIHSGFNPATYAHDIAVLKMSSPVDFTKTPHISPVCLPTKPFKDHKKCFIVGWGDDVYKPNFGSNILRSVSVLYTGDHDECRAKLFSSFKDGTLDPSFNLDEEHQKCIIGEYGKDACVGDGGGAVVCPLTNEDEPVPCDKYRCAEKHYFIAGILSYGSPNCGESSTTIITDILRNKNWINAITAQTY is encoded by the exons ATGAGGTTCCAGTGCGCTTTGCTCCTGTCGTTGGCAGTTCTTTGCCTTGGGAAACCGGCTAAGCAGTCTGCAAACGAAGCATCAGCTGAAACGCAGAATACCACCGGTGGCCAGGCGTCACCAAGCGCTCCTTCTGAGACGACTGGAACGAGCAACAATCAGGCCCCAAGCAAGTGCCCGATCGACCATGGGTGTGTCTCGGGAAGTTTATGCCCAATGAACA ATCGCAGACCAAATTTCACATGTTCGGGTCAAAAGATTTGTTGCGTCATGGACCAGCCTTCAGATCGATTAAGACGTGAAACTCCAAG GAGAGAGAACCGTCGACGGAAACGACCTCATTTCGCTGGGAGACCACAACGCCCGCAAAGACCTCAGCGACCCCAAAATCAGAAGAAAACGGTACTATATATGGATTTCTATGATGACAATTACGAATCCGCTTACGGACCTATTCTTTCACCACATGCGAAAGAAATGCTGCACAACTTCAGATACACGAAG GAATGCGGTGTTCGACATGAGAGTCCGCAGTTGCTGTCGAGGGTGTCTTCAGGTTATCTGTATGAACGAGGTTTCACTAGCTATGGAGAATTCCCATGGCAT GTGGCTTTGCTGGTGAGAGAGCGGGTCTTTCGAAGACCGAACGTTTACAATCTGCGGCCGCGGGAGGATGTGCGCTACAAATGTGGAGGATCACTTATCGACGACAAACACATTGTCACAGCTGCCCATTGTGTTTTCG GCGAGAGAGTGAATAGGCTTAAAGTTCATCTTGGTGAATGGAATCTCCAGGGAACCACCGGCGAGTTGTTCCCAGCTGTGGAGCGAGAAATTGCTAATGTGCACATACACAGCGG ATTCAATCCTGCTACTTATGCCCATGACATAGCCGTGCTGAAGATGTCATCCCCTGTCGATTTTACGAAGACTCCTCATATTAGCCCGGTTTGTTTGCCTACAAAACCCTTCAAAGACCACAAAAAGTGCTTCATTGTCGGCTGGGGAGATGACGTGTACAAG CCAAATTTCGGCAGCAATATCCTGCGGTCTGTGTCCGTCCTTTACACTGGTGATCATGACGAGTGCAGAGCGAAACTATTCAGTTCCTTTAAGGATGGTACCCTTGATCCTTCCTTCAATCTAGACGAGGAGCATCAAAAGTGTATCATTGGCGAATATGGGAAGGATGCATGTGTA GGCGACGGCGGTGGAGCAGTGGTATGCCCTCTGACAAATGAGGATGAGCCGGTGCCATGCGACAAATATCGCTGCGCAGAGAAACACTATTTCATTGCTGGCATTTTATCTTACGGTTCACCAAATTGTGGAGAGTCGTCCACTACTATCATCACGGACATACTACGGAACAAGAATTGGATAAATGCCATCACTGCCCAGACTTATTAA
- the LOC138861950 gene encoding uncharacterized protein: MLVDFAEVRLLNIMNTFFEKRLEGKWAWKSPSDVKSKIDFIIKNRRDIFKIDWKYINKVNVGSDHRMFRGEIKVHLRRKRDKLMRKPQPNLANLKIRATEFSLNIQNGYSLLGDEDLNINQINK, translated from the coding sequence ATGCTAGTCGATTTTGCGGAGGTTCGAttgctcaatatcatgaatacattcttcgaaaaaagactagaagggAAGTGGGCATGGAAGTCACCATCTGACGTCAAAAgcaaaattgacttcataattaaAAATAGGCGCGACATATTTAAAATAGATTGGAAGTAcattaataaagtaaatgttggcagcgaccacaGAATGTTCAGAGGCGAAATTAAAGTGCACCTCAGAAGGAAGCGGGACAAACTCATGCGTAAACCGCAGCCAAAtttagctaacttgaagatcagagcgACAGAATTTAGCCTTAACATCCAAAACGGATATTCACTTCtcggcgacgaagatctcaacatcaaCCAAATTAACAAATAG